TTTGCCAGAAGCCGGTCTACCACTGGGTTGCAGAGAGCGCCAACCATGGCGGCCCGGCGGGGAAAGTCCACGCGGACAGCTTCAGAGGTGGAAGCCGCTGGCCCCAGGGCCTCAGCGCGGAGTGTAAATGGCGCTCCAACGGTGCCCGAGGCCGCCCGGCCTGGCGCACGGAGGAACGGCCCCTCCAGGGCGTCGGGATGCCGACAGGAGAAGAGCGGCCCGGACCCCCGGGAGAAGCCGCAGGTACGCACGCGGACGGCCCGCGCCGAGGACCAGGCGGAGGGCGCATCGGCTCCCTCCGAAAGGGTAGAGCCTCCTTCGGCCCAGGGGCTTTCCCTTCTCAGGGCTGGATCTCGCCGCGAGAGAGAGGCGCGCTCGGCGCGGGAACGGAGACCCCAGGCCGGGCCCACAGAGCTCTCAGCCCCCGCGCGGATGGAGGCACCCCCTGGCGCCTGGAAGCTCCAGACGGTGCTGGAGAAGGTGAGGCTGAGCCGCCACGAAATCTCAGAAGCGGCGGAGGTGGTGAACCGGGTCGTGGAGCACCTGCTGCGGAGGCTGCAGGGCCGAGAGTCCGAGTTCAAAGGCGTTGCCCTGCTGCGCACCGGGAGCTACTATGAGCGAGTGAAGGTGAGCTTCCCTACACCCTTGCggtccactccccacccccaacacccaaCCTCCCAGGGGTACTGGGGAAGTAACTTAGATTTGTTCTTTTGTGGCTTGTGACGTATTTCTAATTAAAACGCTGTTTCGTAAAttgacacaacgttgtaaatcaacaattctttaattaaagtaaattaaaaaacaaaccgctgttttgttttggcttcccATCTGGATTGTAAGCCTCCTTGTCACAGAATGTTTTAAGAAACTTTGAACACTGTATAGCTGCTCATTTTACTGATGTGGACTCAGTGATGTTTGTTTATTGTAGGAAGACCTTGTGTGTGTTGGTTTTTGGATCTTAAACTCTTTTAGCACTGAAGATCACTcatataattctttattttattttattttaaaattttttttttactactcaaatgaatttatcacatctgtagttgtataatgatcataacaatctgatttcacaggatttccatcccacagcccaagcacatccccccacccccaaaactgtctcctccggagaccataagtttttcaatgtctgtgagtcaacatcTGTTCAGCAAAGAAGAACACTCATATAATTCTAAGGCATCTTGAAAACCAagtgaacaaaactttcattggacTATCTGTATATCTTGAGCATATTGCCTATCAATCAGTTCTATTGTATAAAGTGTCCAAACGAAAGAGAAAGTTACTAGTTAGAAATAGAGAACGCTCTTTTCTGGTTATCGCTGCGCCAGGCATCATGAGCAGCAAAGTCTCTCAGGACACCCTCTACAAGGCGGTGCAGGAAGTCCTGCACGGAACCAGCGCAAGCGCAGGAAGTTTTTGGAGATGGTGGAGCTTCAAATCAGCCTGAAGAACTATGACCCACAGACGCTTCTCGGGCACCTCAGGCCTAAGTCTACTCCCCGCCCCAAGTTCTCCGTTTGTATTCTGGGAGACCAGCAGCATTGTGATGAGGCCAAGGCTGTGGATATCCCACACATGGACATCGAGGCACTGAAGAAACTCAACAAGAATAAGAAACTGGTCAAGAAGCTGGCCAAGAAGTATGATGCCTTTTTGGCTTCAGAGTCTCTAATCAAGCAGATTCCACGAATCCTGGGCCCTGGCCTGAATAATGCTGGCAAGTTCCCTTCCTTGCTGACCCTCAATGAGAATATGGTGGCCAAAGTTGATGAAGTGAAGTCCACGATCAAGTTCCAGATGAAGAAGGTGCTGTGTCTCGAAGTGGCTGTTGGCCACGTGAAGATGACAGATGATGAGCTTGTGTATAACATCCACTTTGCTGTCAACTTCCTGTTGTCTTTGCTCAAGAAAAATTGGCAGAATGTCTGAGCTTTGTACATTAAGAGCTCCAGGGGCAAATGCCAGCACCTGTACTAAGGATCAGCTcaataaaccattaaaaaaaaaaaaagaaagaaatagagaaatgtccaattagaagcttttttttttggcgttttagggctgcactggtggtatatagaagttcttaggctaggggccaaatccaagctgcagcagccgACCTATGCCACATTGACAGCAACTTGGGAGCTttcagcctcctctgtgacctacttcacagctctgggcaacaccagatgcttaacccactgagtgaggttagggatggaacctgcatcctcatggattcaagttgagtttgttactgttgagccacaatgggaactcccagaaccactcttctttttaaaatcacattgatggcaagaaaatgaaagttgttttatctaaaatatgtattgattttaaaaaactggttATGAAAGGCCTACGTGTTCATTGTGGAGTCATTTCATTTGCCTGCCCTCCAGCAGGCTCCTTTAGCACAACAGAACCACCCCTCCTTACCTCCTTCCTCAGCCTGTCCAGTCTTTGCCCTTGTTCCTTGTTGATGTGTCTGGATTTCAGAAAAGCACATAGAAGAATTATCcctgtttattttattcagttattttgttGTATCTTCTGCTCTGCATACACTTGTATTTCAAAATTGGATTCCAAACTTTATAATTGGTGAAAAGACACttctcagtaactttttttttctttttgccattttcttgggctgctcccgcggcatatagaggttcccaggccaggggtctaatcggagctgtagccaccggcctacgccagagccacagcaatgagggatccgagccgcgtctgcgacctacaccacagctcacggcaacgccggatcgttaacccactgagcaaggccagggatctaacccgaaacctcatggttactagtaggattcgttaaccactgagccacaacgggaactcctcagtaactTTTTTACTTGGATTCATATTGACCCATTTCCATGCATGTGTTTTATTGTGATATGATCACATTGTAGGTGAAAATCTAGAAGTTTTCTTGTAGACAGTCCTTTTGAAATTGCCTGACCATAATGTTCTTTCTGTCCATCCCCAGCACCTCACTGCCACCCCCATCTAAGCCACCACTGTATTTCACCTGAGCTATTGCCATTCCAATCTCCTTATTTGCTTTCTTACAATAGCTTTTTCACAGAAACCAgagtagattaaaaaacaaaaacaaaaacaaagccagcCATTACTCTCTCATTAAAACTTGTCTTCTCAGTGAACATGGCATAAAATCTGAATCCCTTTCTAGGACCCACAAGTCCTCCCCGAATTTGGCCTCTGGCTATTTCTTCAGTTTCATTTCATGTCACTCTTCCTCTTGTGCAAATAAACTGATTTTTGCTCCAGTTCTTTTGTGGCTTGCGACACAAGAGCTAGAACTTTAAAAGACTTGACATGACAGTTCTAAGtttggagaagatgtggagcaaCTGAAACTCCTCTACATGGATGATGGGAGGATAAATTGGTACTAAAGTTAAAGATGTGCTTGTTCTGTGGTCCACCAGTCCTACTCCTGGGTGTTTGTCCAATAGAAATGAGTGCTCATGGTCACTTAAATATGTATGTAAGAATGCTCAGAATAGCTTTGTAATAGTTCACCTCAGAACTGTTTGCAGTggttaaaaactggaaacaacccaaatactcAACAAcagaataagtaaatatatttttgtatattccaTTAATTCAGTGGAATACTACAAAAGAACACACTGCCAATAGACATAATGACATGGATGAATCCTACAAACAATGTTGAATGCAAGAAGCCGGATATAAAGAGACACTACTATTTGATTCAGTTTATATGATGTTCCCAGGCAGGCAAACCTAACCTATGGTGTTAGAAGTCAGAAGAGTggctattctttctttctttcttttttttttcaaggtcactcccgaggcatatggagattcccaggttaggggcctaattggagctacagtgcaggcctatgccacagaagaGTGGCTACTCTTGATGGAGGGTTTCTAATTAGAAGTGGGAATGCTTCTGGATATGGGAATGgggcaatttattttttaattttatttatttctttttatggctgtgcccacagcataaggaagttcctgggctaagggtcgaattggagctgcagctgccagccgacaccacagtcacagcaatgccccagatccgagtcgcatctgtgacctacaccacagctcacggcaatgctggttccttaacctactgtccttattttctcacagttctggaggctggtagTCCTTGATCAGGGTGCCAAAACAGCTAGGTTCTGGTAAGAGTGCTCATCTTGGTTTTCAGAAAGCCAccttcttcctgtgtcctcacTGTGCTCCTCAGTGCATGTGTGCAGAGAAAGCAATCAATCTCATAAGTCCACTGATGCTGTCAGCTAGGACCTACcctcatgatctcatttaaacTTCCTCACCTCCGAAAGAACCTGTCTCCAAGTATAGTCATACTGAGGCTTAGGGCCCGGTTTTTAGGAATTTTGAGAGGACACAGTTGAATACACTGTCTCAGTTTGGACGAGCTACATCCACACGGTCAAAAGACAGTGGGCTACCAGGTACAATGTTGAGTAGTACAGTCTAAGGGCTCTACGTGAAACATACCCCCAATGAGTGAAAGActtgtcaaaaattttttttttggctgtacctgcaatgtgtggaagttcctggggtagggatcaaacccatgccacagtagtaaccagaggcCCAGCAATAACAGTGATGGatcttttaacctgctgagccactagggaacttcttatgcatttttaatataggaaaaacaagcatttattaCAATTGCTGCCGTTGTGATGAAGAAGATTCCGTGAAACTCTTTAAATGCTGTGGTTCAAAGACACTAAGGTAGATCGTGCATAACTTAGAGCTCATACTCATATGGGTGACTGGCAGCTATAAAGAGAAAGCCCTTGCTTAACTAGCCAGGAGGTGACCCCACAAATTTTTGAGACCAGAGACAGGAGGGTGGCTCAGCGTGTAGCTTGTGACAAAAGGTAGCACCTTAAAGAtctttaattttatgtctttaaacTCCTGAAAAAACTGGTTAGGTTTTTAAAgcttacatattattttaaattggttttaaaaaatgagtatagAACCTATAAAGGAGAACCTAAGATTGGAGGTtaggattaacacatacacactactatctaCAATGTATGGAATGCATGGGAAACAAGAAtggatgggtaacaaggacctattgtatagtacagggaaataaATATACTCactactgtgtaataacctatatgggaaaggaacctgaaaaggaatgaacacaggtatatgtataactgatttcctttgctgtatacctgaaactaacacaaaatccTAAGTCCCCTATAtgctaatgaaattaaaaaaataagcataggATCCACACACTGAAATCAATAATATTCTTCCAGCACCATTAGTCTCACTCTCAGTATAAATTTCAGGAATCCTGCTTTTCAAAGTAGGATTTTAAGtggaaattttaaggaaaaaattgtaGTTGCTTGGGAAATGCTCACAGGCAAATATTTCAGTGCTGTTTTTACTGTTTCTTAGATTTCTGCTCCCAATGAATTTGATGTTATGTTCAAACTGGAAGTCCCCCGAATTCAGCTAGAAGAATATTGCAACAGTGGTGCTCATTATTTTGTCAAGTTCAAAAGGAATCCTGGAGGAAATCCTCTGGAACAGTtcttagaaaaggaaatattatcaGCTTCTAAGATGCTGTCCAAGTTTAGGAAAATtattaaggaagaaattaaaaatatagaaggtaagatttttgacttttttttggtctttttgccatttcttgggccgcttcccacagcacatggaggttcccaggctaggggtccaattggagctgtaaccactggcctacgccagagccacagcaacgcgggatccgagccgtgtctgcaacccacaccacagctcacggcaacgctggatccttaacccactgagcaaggccagggatccaaccagcaacctcatggttcctagtctgattcgttaaccactgtgccacaacgggaactccagatttttgaCTTTTGATTGTTAATGTCCACTTCTCTCTTGATATTTCTTGATCTCTCTTAGCAAACTGTTAACTAATGTCTTCTATAAACAGCTCTTTGCTCTTGATTTTAGCCTACTAGATTTTTTGGTATTCTTCCTAAATAGTTATTGGCTCTGTTTTGGTCTCCACTAAGTACTTGCCAAATAAAATTGAGTGGTGGTTGAATAACATCAGTGAGATCCCCTCTTGCAGCTTGAAGCTCATAAACAGAGATTGTAGTGCATGCTGTGAAGGGAGTGAGGTGGGAGAAGTGGTAACCTTTTGGGCTGGGTGGTGGAGAAAGgcccagagggaaaaaagagctTGATAAGTTCAAAGAGCAAAAAGAAGTCCTGTGAACAAGGCGAAGAGTGACATGAGATGAAGCTGAAGAAGAAACCAGAGGCCAGATTCTGGGAGGACTTGTGGATCCTGGAGAGAAGTTCTGATTTTATGCCACATTCATTGAGAAGCCATGATCcagctttgtattttaaaaaatgttctctggTTTCTGTGAAGAAGATAATCTAAGAAGGCAAATGAGGTGAAGGTGGTGGTGACTGaatgggagtggggtgggtgcTGGGGATGGAGAGAAGCACACACATCCAGGCTGTAGCAGTACTTGCTTCTGGGTTGAGTGGGTGCTGATGGAAGGCAGAGGTAAAGAAGGCTCCCAGGTGTTTGGGTTGAGCATCTGTGTGGATTGATCCTGCCATTTTCTAAGTCAGGAGTGACGAGAGAAGAACATATTTTGGGATATGAGTTGAGAGTTTGGCTTTGGATAGGTTAAGTTAGTGATTCCTGTGATAGGCTGAAGTGAATGTGTAGGGAGCATGATGACcttcaagttcatccatgttgtcacgaGAGGCAGGACTTCCTTCCCTGTTAAGGCTCAACAATACTCCA
The nucleotide sequence above comes from Phacochoerus africanus isolate WHEZ1 chromosome 2, ROS_Pafr_v1, whole genome shotgun sequence. Encoded proteins:
- the CGAS gene encoding cyclic GMP-AMP synthase isoform X2, whose protein sequence is MAARRGKSTRTASEVEAAGPRASARSVNGAPTVPEAARPGARRNGPSRASGCRQEKSGPDPREKPQVRTRTARAEDQAEGASAPSERVEPPSAQGLSLLRAGSRREREARSARERRPQAGPTELSAPARMEAPPGAWKLQTVLEKVRLSRHEISEAAEVVNRVVEHLLRRLQGRESEFKGVALLRTGSYYERVKISAPNEFDVMFKLEVPRIQLEEYCNSGAHYFVKFKRNPGGNPLEQFLEKEILSASKMLSKFRKIIKEEIKNIEGVTVERKRRGSPAVTLLISKPKEISVDIILALEPKSRWPASTQKGLPIKETWRLSFSHIEKDILKNHGESKTCCETDGMKCCRKECLKLMKYLLEQLKKKFGDRRELAKFCSYHVKTAFFHVCTQDPHDNQWQLKNLECCFDNCVAYFLQCLKTEQLANYFIPGVNLFSRDLIDKPSKEFLSKQIEYERNNGFPVFW
- the CGAS gene encoding cyclic GMP-AMP synthase isoform X1 translates to MAARRGKSTRTASEVEAAGPRASARSVNGAPTVPEAARPGARRNGPSRASGCRQEKSGPDPREKPQVRTRTARAEDQAEGASAPSERVEPPSAQGLSLLRAGSRREREARSARERRPQAGPTELSAPARMEAPPGAWKLQTVLEKVRLSRHEISEAAEVVNRVVEHLLRRLQGRESEFKGVALLRTGSYYERVKISAPNEFDVMFKLEVPRIQLEEYCNSGAHYFVKFKRNPGGNPLEQFLEKEILSASKMLSKFRKIIKEEIKNIEGVTVERKRRGSPAVTLLISKPKEISVDIILALEPKSRWPASTQKGLPISEWLGVKVRNNLKRQPFYLVPKHAKEGSGFQEETWRLSFSHIEKDILKNHGESKTCCETDGMKCCRKECLKLMKYLLEQLKKKFGDRRELAKFCSYHVKTAFFHVCTQDPHDNQWQLKNLECCFDNCVAYFLQCLKTEQLANYFIPGVNLFSRDLIDKPSKEFLSKQIEYERNNGFPVFW